A portion of the Choristoneura fumiferana chromosome 6, NRCan_CFum_1, whole genome shotgun sequence genome contains these proteins:
- the Ca-alpha1T gene encoding ca[2+]-channel protein alpha[[1]] subunit T isoform X1, which produces MAGVLEYALHVENINLSAIRTIRVLRPLRAINRIPSMRILVMLLLDTLPMLGNVLLLCFFVFFIFGIVGVQLWEGILRQRCEMVLPPNVLRPKDLSEWYRVRVRVNSISFYYEFSKELDYICTTPEDSGMHLCGDFPPYRYGPLVCNETARPFSYNAPTNVSCVNWNQYYTNCTQRGSNPFQGTISFDNIGLAWVAIFLVISLEGWTDIMYYVQDAHSFWDWIYFVLLIVIGSFFMINLCLVVIATQFSETKKREMERMRAERARFTSSSTLASSTNNSEPATCYAEIVKYVAHLWRRFKRRMAKKIRVYRYQRAQVRWRTSRETLQLPANKPKQHHPCCPRGHPQNGKEEGDEPLGRPSLLRVPSLSAADLENASNLSLLSPPSLARRRSSVMFSDTVLLHTPNSPHGGHPHNVCSSEKMTQTDSLCQRGWLKSHSEFDLPTGETAEERAAAGGTMSCQELLALSGALSAALPTGQVALDSFFEELTKGISKRAGEDKDCKTLEIEDFSCCAELLAAEAAAKEARRGRFAGACLIFWRKISKFFAFLRKHVKNIVNHKYFQQGILLAILINTLSMGIEYHNQPEELTVIVEISNIVFSAIFAVEMILKVAAEGPFKYISNGFNVFDGVIVILSAFELAQSYGNEKELAGNSGLSVLRTFRLLRILKLVRFMPNLRRQLFVMLRTMDNVAVFFSLLVLFIFIFSILGMYLFGGKFCKFVEDNGSERDCTCPEIISHHPKCECDRKHFNNILWATVTVFQVLTQEDWNVVLFNGMEKTSHWAALYFVALMTFGNYVLFNLLVAILVEGFSSERNERREREQRELAKSKLSSECFSDNNEIQYDESNSGSHSSDSFSQNEIKNYWKSADDVRKAKDDVNGHKDKVIRSRRKTTSSGHHPTLCKDCAQSNKCNLQKESKMLANNMTDTTNLPTITHTAATPQDSPSTTLEPGATFRDFHVALNLEKSSMLSSMESIDRTSCTSIPGLLKPPNSYTLTLHSAASQLGAEKARLPPLTLALPQKSYSGSLGSPSPSTTRSIPSPMLPEKNLQITIPKDDNCNNTSDKSSLLSSQKCVTVQSPTSNGEDKCRVQRGYSWRLSRPSLRKKQKHRSGSDSEAIILNNGRDHASCNGSSLRKNELLLSSSIVIKNDTQSEIPNNRAKTQLPAPRVLAPPARRVSAHTAPLLPDVSWKAPEAGFSSDSTVRLDTVKSPPHRLSLTNDYLTVTSISEVKSSNLTPASSQLQQLTPKTPRNETPLPTRPKNQSLPLIKQINEEVTINNNVSIITSRFDRRRYRFKDLFRFMEPTGCLKDKEDYSLYIFPPGNKIRRLCTWMVTRGWFDNIVLLFIALNCITLAMERPNIPPDSKERAFLASANYVFTVVFAVEMFIKVVASGMFYGTEAYFTSGWNIMDGSLVIISIIDLLMSLVSESSPRIFGILRVFRLLRSLRPLRVINRAPGLKLVVQTLLSSLRPIGNIVLICCTFFIIFGILGVQLFKGAFFYCEGANIKNVKNKTDCLAIDGNVWVNRKYNFDDLGKALMSLFVLSSRDGWVNIMYTGLDAVGVDQQPIVNYSEWRLLYFIAFILLVGFFVLNMFVGVVVENFHRCREEQEKEERVRRAAKRQLQMEKKRRKMHQRPYYADYSQSRLFIHNVVTSKYFDLAIAGVIGLNVVTMAIEYYRMPPVLAYALKIFNYFFTAVFILEAIMKLVALGFKIYLKDKWNQLDVIIVILSIVGIVLEELETNIIPINPTIMRVMRVLRIARVLKLLKMAKGIRALLDTVMQALPQVGNLGLLFFLLFFIFAALGVELFGRLECSDEIPCQGLGEHAHFANFGMAFLTLFRVATGDNWNGIMKDTLREDCDSSVDCVRNCCVSTIIAPIFFVVFVLMAQFVLVNVVVAVLMKHLEESHKQMEDENDMDVELEREMEREIDDEEDRALCRALEQVAAPRALSKVPSLPANFTYSEPKHPPTPSPARLARRRRTMHSHHALLPTALQPRRASLSPHAFGRRRQDSVDPPAALYEEDARFIDADDADELDPGSPPRRDSFAHNRRQRADKRNSLRGEEARLLRPAPVLLAVPTVRQNVRITVPKRRASETGSVSDSARQPETAEPITEEEKIRIVIAERRKMDCARPEPEDDVELAERGS; this is translated from the exons GCATGAGAATCCTAGTAATGTTATTACTAGACACGTTGCCTATGCTCGGCAACGTCTTGCTACTCTGCTTCTTCGTGTTCTTCATATTCGGCATCGTTGGCGTCCAACTCTGGGAAGGGATCCTCAGGCAACGCTGCGAAATGGTGCTACCACCCAACGTATTACGACccaa AGACCTGTCCGAATGGTACAGAGTGCGCGTCAGAGTGAACTC CATCTCATTCTACTACGAGTTCTCAAAAGAATTGGACTACATCTGCACAACACCAGAAGACAGTGGGATGCACCTGTGCGGTGACTTCCCTCCATACCGCTACGGACCATTGGTCTGCAACGAAACCGCCAGACCATTCTCTTACAACGCACCAACGAATGTATCTTGCGTGAACTGGAACCAGTATTACACTAATTGCACTCAAAGAGGATCAAATCCATTTCAAGGGACTATATCCTTCGACAACATCGGTCTCGCTTGGGTGGCTATATTTCTG GTTATATCTTTAGAAGGCTGGACGGATATTATGTATTACGTGCAAGATGCTCACAGTTTTTGGGACTGGAtatattttgttcttttaattgtg ATTGGATCGTTTTTCATGATCAACCTCTGCCTTGTCGTCATAGCGACGCAATTCAGCGAGACAAAGAAACGCGAGATGGAGCGGATGCGTGCTGAGAGGGCTCGCTTCACGTCTTCTTCCACCCTGGCTTCGTCTACCAACAACAGCGAGCCGGCCACCTGCTACGCGGAGATCGTCAAATACGTGGCCCATCTCTGGAGGAGGTTCAAACGGAGAATGGCGAAGAAAATTAG GGTATACCGGTACCAGAGGGCCCAGGTGCGGTGGCGCACCAGCCGGGAAACCCTTCAGTTGCCGGCCAACAAACCGAAGCAACACCATCCTTGCTGCCCTAGGGGACACCCACAG aaTGGGAAAGAGGAGGGGGATGAGCCGCTCGGCCGACCGAGCCTGTTGCGCGTACCTTCGCTCTCAGCTGCCGATTTGGAG AACGCTTCAAACTTATCACTCTTGTCGCCACCATCACTAGCCCGCCGGCGGTCATCAGTGATGTTTAGTGACACAGTTCTCCTGCACACCCCAAATTCTCCACACGGAGGTCACCCACACAACGTCTGCTCCTCAGAAAAGATGACTCAAACAG ATTCATTGTGTCAACGTGGTTGGCTTAAGAGCCACAGCG AGTTCGACCTGCCGACAGGCGAAACGGCAGAAGAACGGGCTGCAGCCGGCGGTACCATGTCCTGCCAAGAACTACTGGCATTATCAGGCGCCTTATCCGCTGCACTGCCCACTGGACAAGTCGCTTTGGACTCCTTCTTCGAAGAATTGACCAAAGGAATCAGCAAAAGGGCAGGGGAGGACAAAGATTGTAAG ACATTGGAGATTGAAGATTTCTCGTGCTGTGCGGAATTGTTAGCTGCAGAAGCTGCAGCCAAAGAAGCTCGTCGAGGTCGCTTCGCCGGTGCCTGTTTGATATTTTGGAGGAAAATATCGaaattttttgcttttttaaggaaacacgTAAAAAATATCGTGAATCATAAATATTTTCAGCAAG GTATATTATTAGCCATCCTCATAAACACACTCTCAATGGGTATTGAGTATCACAACCAGCCTGAAGAATTGACCGTAATAGTAGAGATCAGCAACATCGTATTTTCGGCAATTTTCGCAGTTGAAATGATTCTCAAAGTCGCAGCTGAAGGACCTTTTAAATATATCTCAAATGGTTTCAACGTTTTCGATGGAGTCATTGTTATTTTAAG TGCATTTGAACTAGCGCAAAGCTACGGCAACGAAAAGGAATTAGCAGGAAACTCTGGATTATCCGTATTGCGCACATTTCGGCTCCTGCGCATCCTGAAGTTGGTACGATTCATGCCCAACTTGCGTCGCCAACTTTTTGTCATGCTCCGGACCATGGACAATGTTGCAGTCTTCTTCTCTCTTCTCGTTctgttcatattcatattcag TATTCTGGGCATGTATCTATTCGGTGGTAAGTTTTGCAAATTCGTCGAGGACAATGGCTCCGAGCGGGACTGTACATGCCCCGAGATCATCTCGCACCACCCTAAGTGTGAGTGCGACAggaaacattttaataatatccTGTGGGCGACCGTCACCGTCTTCCAG GTTTTGACACAAGAAGATTGGAATGTAGTACTGTTTAATGGTATGGAAAAGACAAGTCATTGGGCCGCTTTGTATTTCGTTGCGCTCATGACTTTTGGGAACTATGTACTGTTTAACTTACTGGTGGCTATTCTAGTAGAAGGATTTAGTTCTGAG CGGAACGAAAGGCGAGAGCGAGAGCAGCGCGAGCTGGCAAAATCTAAATTGTCTAGCGAATGTTTCTCTGACAACAACGAAATTCAGTATGACGAGTCGAACTCGGGATCACATTCCAGTGACAGTTTCTCACAG aacgaaataaaaaactattggAAATCTGCGGACGATGTGCGAAAAGCCAAAGACGATGTGAACGGACATAAGGATAAAGTGATACGATCACGCAGAAAAACAACGAGTTCCGGACACCATCCAACACTATGCAAAGATTGTGCACAATCCAACAAATGTAACTTGCAAAAG GAATCCAAAATGCTAGCTAACAATATGACGGACACAACCAACCTTCCCACGATAACTCACACAGCAGCCACACCTCAAGACTCTCCATCGACCACGTTAGAGCCAGGAGCTACCTTCAGAGATTTCCATGTGGCTCTAAACCTGGAAAAGTCATCTATGCTGTCCAGCATGGAGTCTATTGACCGGACTTCG tgTACGAGCATACCTGGTTTACTAAAACCGCCAAACAGCTATACCCTAACGCTACACTCGGCTGCCTCACAACTAGGAGCAGAAAAAGCTCGGCTACCCCCTTTAACCCTCGCTCTCCCTCAAAAATCCTATTCAGGGTCGCTAGGATCCCCTTCTCCTTCCACTACGAGGTCAATTCCATCACCAATGCTGCCAGAGAAAAATCTCCAAATCACGATCCCGAAGGATGATAATTGTAACAATACTAGTGATAAGTCTAGTCTTCTAAGTTCACAGAA GTGCGTAACTGTCCAAAGTCCAACATCAAATGGGGAAGACAAATGCAGAGTACAGCGAGGGTACAGCTGGCGACTGTCCAGGCCTAGTctaagaaagaaacaaaaacacagATCAGGTTCAGACTCGGAAGCCATCATTCTCAATAACGGAAGGGACCATGCTTCATGCAATG GTTCTAGTCTCCGCAAAAACGAGCTGCTCTTATCCTCGTCAATAGTTATCAAGAACGACACGCAATCGGAAATACCTAACAACCGAGCCAAGACTCAACTACCAGCGCCGAGAGTCCTGGCACCACCTGCTAGGAGGGTGTCTGCCCATACGGCGCCTTTACTGCCTGAT GTATCGTGGAAGGCCCCAGAAGCTGGCTTCTCGTCAGACTCCACAGTGAGACTCGACACCGTTAAGTCCCCGCCCCATCGGCTGTCTCTAACCAACGATTACTTAACAG TGACATCAATCTCAGAAGTAAAGTCAAGCAACTTAACGCCAGCCTCATCGCAGTTGCAACAGCTGACTCCCAAAACACCCCGAAATGAGACCCCATTGCCGACGCGACCGAAGAATCAATCGTTACCTCTCATCAAACAAATTAATGAGGAG GTTaccataaataataatgtgagCATAATTACGTCGAGGTTCGACAGGCGGCGCTACAGATTCAAAGACCTTTTTCGTTTCATGGAGCCGACGGGATGTCTCAAGGATAAGGAGGATTACTCTTTGTACATTTTTCCTCCAGGAAATAA AATCAGAAGACTTTGCACTTGGATGGTGACCCGCGGCTGGTTCGACAATATCGTTCTACTATTTATAGCCCTCAACTGTATCACGCTTGCTATGGAACGCCCAAACATACCACCTGACTCAAAGGAACGTGCCTTTCTAGCCAGTGCCAATTACGTCTTTACTGTAGTATTTGCTGTTGAGATGTTTATTAAG GTGGTCGCATCGGGAATGTTCTACGGCACTGAAGCATACTTCACATCTGGCTGGAATATTATGGACGGCTCCCTCGTCATTATATCCATCATCGACCTGCTAATGTCTCTTGTATCGGAGTCAAGTCCAAGAATTTTTGGAATATTGAGG GTGTTCAGGCTCTTGAGATCCCTTCGGCCGTTACGAGTGATCAATAGAGCGCCAGGCCTCAAACTTGTGGTGCAAACTCTGTTATCGTCTCTAAGACCCATTGGGAATATTGTCCTCATCTGCTGTACTTTCTTCATTATCTTTGGCATTTTGGGTGTtcag CTATTCAAAGGCGCCTTCTTCTATTGCGAAGGCGCCAACATAAAGAACGTTAAAAACAAAACCGACTGTTTGGCCATCGACGGTAACGTGTGGGTCAACAGGAAGTACAATTTTGACGACCTCGGCAAAGCCCTAATGTCCCTTTTCGTGCTTAGCTCGCGGGACGGTTGGGTCAATATCATGTATACGGGGCTCGACGCCGTAGGTGTGGATCAACAG cCTATAGTAAACTACTCGGAGTGGCGTCTCCTTTACTTCATCGCATTCATTCTGCTGGTGGGGTTCTTTGTCCTGAACATGTTTGTGGGAGTCGTGGTGGAGAACTTTCACCGCTGCCGGGAAGAACAGGAGAAGGAAGAGCGAGTAAGAAGGGCGGCCAAAAGGCAGCTACAGATGGAGAAGAAAAGGCGAA AAATGCATCAAAGACCGTACTATGCGGATTATTCTCAATCAAGACTTTTCATTCATAATGTGGTCACTTCAAAATATTTCGATCTGGCAATAGCTGGAGTGATCGGCTTAAACGTAGTCACTATGGCCATCGAATACTACAGAATGCCTCCAGTTCTCGCATACGCTCTGAAAATATTCAACTATTTCTTCACGgcggtttttattttagaagCAATTATGAAGCTAGTGGCTTTAGGgtttaaaatatatctaaaagaCAAATGGAATCAACTGgatgttattattgttattttgtctATAGTTGGGATTGTGTTAGAGGAACTAGAAACTAATATAATTCCAATAAACCCGACCATTATGAGGGTGATGAGAGTTTTGAGGATAGCGAGGGTATTAAAGCTATTAAAAATGGCAAAAGGTATTCGGGCGTTGCTAGATACAGTGATGCAAGCGTTGCCACAAGTAGGGAATTTAGGGCTGTTATTTTTCTTGTTGTTCTTCATATTTGCTGCATTAGGCGTGGAATTATTTGGCCGACTGGAGTGCTCCGATGAGATACCCTGTCAAG GTCTTGGCGAGCACGCGCACTTTGCCAATTTCGGCATGGCGTTTCTTACTCTCTTCAGGGTAGCCACTGGTGACAACTGGAATGGCATTATGAAGGACACACTACGTGAGGACTGCGACAGCAGCGTGGATTGCGTCCGCAACTGCTGTGTGTCCACCATCATTGCGCCTATCTTCTTCGTCGTGTTTGTGCTGATGGCACAGTTCGTGCTGGTCAATGTTGTTGTTGCT GTGCTGATGAAACACCTGGAGGAATCTCACAAGCAGATGGAAGACGAAAACGACATGGATGTGGAATTGGAGCGCGAGATGGAACGCGAGATCGACGACGAAGAGGACCGCGCACTGTGCCGCGCGCTCGAGCAGGTAGCGGCGCCGCGTGCTCTCAGCAAGGTACCCTCACTTCCGGCCAACTTCACGTACAGCGAGCCGAAGCACCCGCCGACCCCGTCCCCCGCACGCCTCGCCCGCCGCCGGCGCACGATGCACTCGCACCATGCTTTGCTACCAACGGCGCTGCAGCCGCGCCGCGCCTCTCTCTCACCTCATGCGTTCGGACGTCGCCGGCAGGACTCCGTCGATCCCCCAGCTGCGCTCTACGAGGAAGACGCGCGCTTCATAGACGCCGACGACGCGGACGAACTCGACCCCGGCTCCCCGCCGCGACGCGACTCTTTCGCGCACAACCGGCGTCAGCGCGCTGATAAGCGCAACTCTCTGCGCGGCGAGGAAGCGAGGCTACTTCGACCTGCCCCGGTGTTGCTCGCCGTGCCGACTGTGAGACAGAACGTAAGAATTACCGTCCCCAAGCGTCGGGCTTCGGAGACGGGAAGCGTCAGTGATTCCGCGCGGCAGCCCGAAACCGCCGAGCCGATCACTGAAGAGGAGAAGATAAGGATAGTGATAGCAGAGCGGCGGAAGATGGACTGCGCGCGGCCTGAGCCAGAGGACGACGTGGAGCTGGCCGAGCGCGGCTCCTAG